One Bacillus sp. FJAT-52991 genomic region harbors:
- a CDS encoding HNH endonuclease signature motif containing protein, with translation MKFTKEYLYQKYVVEGLSAEAIAKNVGCSRDQVKGKLRRYGIRKKPFKVGNELYDNREWLYNQYVKLEKGYTVIASELGVSYSTILSRILYFGWELRGHNEIDKGAPRRGAKHKESSLLKIKKSRVKKRINTSCTYCHKEFEIVLSAFHKSERNFCNQTCFRSFLKDNRVITEDITNSAAYKEWRLKVYKRDGYRCKMPGCYSQSRDIAAHHIYPKKTYPELKFEVSNGITLCKTCHEKTYGKEEQFIKMLVRVVQRMND, from the coding sequence ATGAAGTTTACAAAAGAATATTTATACCAAAAATATGTAGTTGAAGGGTTATCTGCGGAAGCAATTGCTAAAAATGTTGGTTGTTCAAGAGATCAGGTTAAAGGGAAATTAAGACGATACGGTATACGAAAAAAACCTTTTAAAGTTGGAAATGAACTTTATGACAATAGAGAATGGTTATACAACCAGTATGTGAAGCTCGAGAAAGGATATACGGTAATTGCAAGTGAACTAGGAGTTAGTTATAGCACTATCTTAAGTCGTATCCTTTATTTCGGTTGGGAATTAAGAGGACACAATGAAATTGATAAGGGTGCTCCTAGAAGAGGAGCGAAACACAAAGAAAGTTCATTGTTAAAAATTAAAAAGTCACGAGTTAAAAAAAGAATTAACACCTCTTGTACGTATTGTCATAAAGAATTTGAAATCGTATTGTCGGCATTTCACAAATCAGAGAGAAATTTTTGCAACCAAACGTGTTTTAGAAGCTTTCTAAAAGACAACAGAGTTATTACAGAAGACATAACCAATTCTGCTGCATATAAAGAATGGAGATTAAAGGTATATAAAAGGGATGGGTATAGATGTAAAATGCCGGGGTGCTATTCACAATCAAGAGATATCGCAGCTCATCATATTTACCCTAAGAAAACATATCCCGAATTAAAATTTGAGGTCTCCAATGGTATTACTTTATGTAAAACTTGTCATGAAAAAACATACGGAAAAGAAGAACAATTTATAAAAATGCTAGTCCGCGTCGTTCAGAGAATGAACGATTAG
- a CDS encoding biotin/lipoate A/B protein ligase family protein, translated as MKKEVWKFIDSGHRSASYNMAMDEALLDWHSQGEIPPVIRFYGWEPAALSIGYFQKAEKEINMEAVKKHGLGFVRRPTGGRGVLHEHELTYSVIVSEEHPNMPTGVTEAYRVISEGILKGFHHLGLEAYFAVPKTEEEKSALKNPRSSVCFDAPSWYELVVEGRKVAGSAQTRQKGVILQHGSILLDLDEEKLFSLFNYPNERVKERMQKAFKNKAVAINHISPKRITLDMARDAFKQGFEDGLEIELEPLELSDEQAAYIEKIAKERYESDEWNFRR; from the coding sequence ATGAAAAAAGAAGTATGGAAGTTTATTGACTCTGGCCATCGTTCAGCTAGTTATAATATGGCGATGGATGAAGCATTACTAGATTGGCATAGCCAAGGGGAAATTCCACCAGTGATTCGTTTTTATGGTTGGGAGCCAGCTGCATTATCGATTGGTTATTTTCAAAAAGCAGAAAAAGAAATCAATATGGAAGCGGTCAAGAAACATGGGCTTGGTTTTGTGCGTCGTCCAACAGGGGGCAGAGGCGTTCTTCACGAGCACGAGTTAACGTACAGTGTCATTGTATCTGAAGAACATCCAAACATGCCTACGGGAGTGACGGAGGCCTATCGTGTCATTTCAGAAGGGATCTTAAAAGGATTTCACCACCTCGGTTTAGAGGCATATTTTGCTGTGCCTAAAACGGAAGAGGAGAAAAGTGCATTGAAAAATCCGCGGTCTTCCGTCTGTTTTGATGCGCCTAGCTGGTATGAGCTTGTGGTGGAAGGGCGAAAAGTTGCCGGAAGTGCTCAAACAAGGCAAAAGGGTGTGATTTTACAGCATGGCTCCATCTTGTTAGATCTTGATGAAGAAAAGCTATTTAGTCTGTTTAACTACCCAAACGAACGCGTCAAAGAAAGAATGCAAAAAGCATTTAAAAATAAAGCGGTAGCGATCAATCACATTAGCCCTAAAAGAATTACATTAGACATGGCTCGTGATGCCTTTAAACAAGGCTTTGAAGATGGTCTAGAAATCGAGTTAGAGCCGCTTGAACTGTCAGATGAACAGGCAGCTTATATCGAAAAAATTGCAAAAGAGCGCTATGAGTCAGATGAATGGAACTTTAGACGATAA
- a CDS encoding rhodanese-like domain-containing protein translates to MVQFYLKGVYTLLYTIVAILGAIILYTLYMYFSQKKAVTPLSQEEFIKGYRKAQLIDVRESNEFEAGHILGARNIPVSQLKTRMKEIRPDKPVYLYCQSGIRSGRAALILHKKGYQDISHLEGGFKKWTGKVKVK, encoded by the coding sequence ATGGTGCAATTTTACTTGAAAGGGGTGTATACGTTGCTGTATACCATTGTTGCCATTTTAGGCGCCATTATTTTGTACACTTTATATATGTATTTTTCCCAGAAAAAAGCGGTCACACCACTTTCACAGGAAGAGTTCATTAAAGGTTATCGTAAAGCTCAGTTAATTGATGTGCGCGAGTCGAACGAATTTGAAGCGGGCCATATTTTAGGTGCTCGAAATATTCCGGTGAGCCAATTAAAAACACGCATGAAGGAAATCCGTCCTGACAAACCAGTTTATCTTTACTGCCAAAGCGGAATTCGAAGTGGCCGAGCTGCCTTGATATTACATAAAAAAGGCTATCAAGATATTAGCCATCTTGAAGGCGGCTTCAAGAAATGGACTGGAAAAGTAAAGGTCAAATAA
- the gcvPB gene encoding aminomethyl-transferring glycine dehydrogenase subunit GcvPB translates to MNNNDQLLIFEMSQPGRIGYSLPELDVPEQDVSNLLPAGFLREEEPELPEVSELDIMRHYTALSKRNHGVDSGFYPLGSCTMKYNPKINEDVARFEGFAHIHPLQQEETVQGALELMYDLQEHLKEITGMDEVTLQPAAGAQGEWTGLMLIRAFHEANGDFNRTKVIVPDSAHGTNPASATVAGFETITVKSGDDGLVDIEDLKRVVDETTAALMLTNPNTLGLFEENILEMAEIIHSVGGKVYYDGANLNAVLSKARPGDMGFDVVHLNLHKTFTGPHGGGGPGSGPVGVKADLIPFLPKPVLVKEGETYRFDYDRPQAIGRVKPYYGNFGINVRAYTYIRSMGPDGLKAVTEYAVLNANYMMRRLAQHFDLPFDRHCKHEFVLSGKRQKKLGVRTLDIAKRLLDFGYHPPTTYFPLNVEECIMIEPTETESKETLDAFIDAMIQIAKEAEENPEVVQEAPHTTVVGRLDETTAARKPILRYERPLQNA, encoded by the coding sequence ATGAATAACAACGACCAATTACTCATTTTTGAAATGTCTCAACCGGGCCGGATTGGCTATAGTTTGCCAGAGCTAGATGTTCCTGAACAAGATGTATCCAATCTGTTACCTGCTGGTTTTTTGCGCGAGGAAGAGCCGGAGCTACCTGAAGTATCAGAGCTTGATATTATGCGTCATTATACAGCGCTATCTAAAAGAAACCACGGAGTAGATTCAGGGTTTTACCCGCTTGGTTCTTGTACGATGAAGTACAATCCGAAAATTAATGAAGATGTGGCTCGTTTTGAGGGCTTTGCTCATATTCACCCGCTTCAACAAGAAGAGACTGTTCAAGGGGCACTTGAGTTAATGTATGATCTTCAAGAGCACTTGAAAGAAATCACGGGGATGGATGAAGTTACATTGCAGCCAGCGGCAGGAGCGCAAGGTGAGTGGACGGGGCTGATGCTGATTCGTGCATTCCATGAAGCGAATGGCGACTTCAACCGAACAAAAGTGATTGTTCCGGATTCTGCTCATGGAACGAACCCGGCGTCTGCGACGGTGGCTGGATTTGAAACGATCACTGTTAAATCAGGTGATGACGGGTTAGTAGATATAGAAGATTTAAAACGTGTCGTCGATGAAACGACAGCTGCTTTAATGTTAACGAATCCTAATACTCTCGGATTATTTGAAGAAAATATTTTAGAGATGGCTGAAATTATTCATAGTGTGGGCGGAAAAGTCTATTATGACGGAGCGAATTTAAATGCTGTTTTATCGAAGGCTCGTCCTGGAGACATGGGCTTTGATGTTGTTCATTTAAATCTTCATAAAACATTTACGGGTCCTCATGGCGGCGGCGGACCAGGTTCAGGCCCTGTCGGAGTGAAGGCAGATTTAATCCCGTTCTTGCCAAAGCCTGTGCTTGTTAAAGAAGGGGAGACGTACCGATTCGATTATGATCGTCCACAAGCAATTGGCCGCGTGAAGCCTTATTATGGAAACTTCGGTATCAATGTTCGAGCGTATACGTATATTCGTTCTATGGGGCCGGACGGATTAAAAGCGGTAACGGAATACGCTGTATTAAATGCTAACTATATGATGCGTCGCTTAGCTCAGCATTTTGATCTGCCGTTTGACCGTCATTGTAAGCACGAGTTTGTATTAAGCGGAAAACGCCAGAAAAAGCTTGGTGTACGCACATTGGATATTGCGAAGCGTCTGCTTGACTTCGGTTATCATCCGCCAACCACCTACTTCCCATTAAATGTAGAGGAATGCATCATGATTGAGCCAACGGAAACAGAGTCAAAGGAAACGTTGGATGCCTTTATTGATGCGATGATTCAAATTGCGAAAGAAGCGGAAGAGAATCCAGAAGTGGTTCAAGAAGCCCCTCATACGACAGTGGTTGGCCGTCTAGATGAAACAACAGCCGCACGCAAGCCGATCCTTCGCTACGAAAGACCGCTGCAAAACGCTTAA